ACGGCCTGACGCGAGCATATCGTGCAACAACGCATTGCTGAGTAAATTCGCCAGGCTCATGGCAGATGAATAACTGTCGAACGCCGACACGCTGTCGAGCGGCGCGGCCAGATGCCAGGTGGCGAGCGGGATCAGCGTCTGCGCCTGCGGCTCGCAAATCAGTAAAACCGGCACATCAAGTGACTGTAATTGCGTGAGAATCGCCTTCGCCATGCGGGGACGGCGACGAAAAGCAACGAAAATCACCACGTCCTGCGCGGTGAGATCCACCAGTTCTTCCGCCAGCGTCTGCCCCGGCTGCGGCATCATCATCACGCCAGCCCGCACCTGAATCAGTTGCTGACGCAGGTGCAGCGCCACCGGATAACTGTTACGAAAACCCAGCAGACGTACCTGCCGCGCCTGACTCAGGGCGGTGATCAGCGCGCCAAACTGTGCGCCATCAATCTGATTAATCCACTGCGTCAGGTTAGCCATTTCCTGTTTATAGTGCCGTGATAACAAGGTGTTACCTTGCACCGCGTCACGGCTGTCGGTCAGCGGCATGCCACTCTGGCGCAGGGTGCGCATTTCATCGCGCATATCGCGATAACTCGGGTAACCAAGACGTTTAAACAGGCGGCTGACCGTGGCCTTCGACACGCCGCTGAGCCGCGCCAGCTCTGCGCTGTTGTAGCTCATCAGGTCATCAATGCTGGCAAAAATAAAGTCGGCCACCCGCTGTTCCTGCGGCGTGAGTTCTGCGTAATGGTCACGCAGACGTTCATCAATCTGTTTCATCTCCGTCCCTTTTGTAACCAATGTTTCAGTAAATCAGCGGAACATACCATGCACTATGCTTGCCAATGCAAGCTAAATTATGAGTGAAAGTCTGAAGGTTTTGCCGATGTGGAACACCTCTTGCTTAACTTAATCCCTGCACGCCCTCATCCCTGCATGCGCGGGCAACATAAAAAAAGCGTTTCAAAAAGGACATCGCATGATTAACAGTAACAGCGCACCGCTGGGCATGGCGGTTACACCTCATCATCTGGCGAGCCAGAGTGCGCTTGCGGTATTGCGTGAAGGCGGCAATGCCATCGAGGCAATGGTGGCGGCGGCCGCCACCATTGCCGTGGTCTATCCGCACATGAACGGACTGGGCGGCGACGGCTTCTGGCTGATTGTGCCCCCGCAGGGCAATCCGGTGGCGATCGACGCCAGCGGTGCCGCCGGTTCGCTGGCCTCTCTCGATTTTTACGCCGGTGAAACGCACATTCCGCACCGCGGCCCGAAAGCGGCGCTGACGGTCGCAGGCACCGTCGGCGGCTGGCAGGAAGCGCTGAATGTATCGGCTGAATTCGGCGGCGAGCAAAAACCGCTTTCGCGCCTGCTGCGTGACGCCATCCGTTACGCTGCGGACGGCATTCCGGTGACCGCCTCGCAGGAAGCCGCCACCCGCGCCAAGCAACATGAACTGAAAGATTTCCGCACCTTCGCCGATGTTTTTCTGCCTAACGGCGACGTGCCGCGCGCCGGGAACCGTTTCACCCAGCCGCAACTGGCGCAGACGTTATCGATGCTGTGCGAAGACGGGCTGAACAGTTTCTATCGCGGTGAGCTGGCCGACAATATGGCCGCCGACATGGAAAAGCTCGGTATGCCGGTCACCCGCGCCGATCTTGCTGCTTACAAGCCGCAGCGCCGTGTGCCGCTGCGCCTCAAACACAGCAAAGGCGAAATCTACAACCTGACGCCACCGACGCAGGGGCTGGTTTCGCTGGCGATCCTCGGCCTGACTGACCGCCTGCCGCTGGAAACCATGGATGAAAGCGCGACGATCCACAGCATTGTCGAAGCCACCAAACTGGCGTTCGGCCTGCGCGACCGCTTTATCACTGATCCACGCATGATGACGCAGGACGCGCAGAGCCTGCTGGATCCGCAATATCTCGATGCCCTCGCCACCCGCATCAAACCGCACAGCGCCGCCGACTGGGGCAAAGGTAAAGGTCCGGGCGATACCGTCTGGATGGGCGTGATGGACAGCAGCGGGCTGGCGGTATCATTTATCCAGAGTATTTATCACGAGTTCGGCAGTGGTGTAGTGCTGCCGGGCAGCGGCGTGTTGTGGCAAAACCGCGGCGCATCTTTCAGCCTCGACGCCAGCCATTTACTGGCGCTGGCACCGGGCAAGCAACCGTTTCATACCCTCAACCCCGCCGCCGCACGTTTATACGACGGGCGCACCATGGTTTACGGTTCGATGGGCGGCGACGGTCAGCCGCAAACCCAGGCCGCCGTGTTTATCCGCCATGTGGTGCAGGGTCAGTCTTTGCAGCAGGCGATCAGCGGTCCGCGCTGGCTGCTGGGGCGGACGTGGGGAGAAAGTTCGGATTCACTGAAGCTGGAAGGCCGTTTCGCCTATCCGACGCAGGCCGGGCTGAGACAGCGCGGTCACGACGTCGAACTGTTGCCGGATTTCAGCGAAGCCGTCGGCCACGCCGGTGCGATTGTCCGCCATACCAACGGCATGTTTGAAGGTGCCTCCGACCCGCGCAGCAACGGCAGCGCCGCCGGATTTTGATCAGAGTTCGCTCATGAGAATTGATAAGGAAGCAGCATGAAAAATACCCCCGCAGCGACCGACTGGGCCGCTTATATCCGCCAGATGGAAAGCGTGCTGGCGCTGGAACTCGACGACACCCGTCGTCAGGAATTGCTGGTGCAGTTCAGCCGTATCGCCCAGATGGCACAACCGCTGATGGATTTACCGCTCGATTCGCGACTGGAAATTGCCGGGGTGTACAGAGCATGAAGAGTGTATCGCGCATGAAATCGTTTGATAGCTTTACCATCAGTCAGTTACATCAGGCGATGGCGCAGGGCGAAATCTCAGCGACAGAAATTGCGACGTCCACGCTGGACGCCATTGAACAGGCTAATCCGGTCATCAACGCGTATACGCATATCACCCGCGAACGCATGTTAAGTGAAGCAGCAAAAGTGGATAAAACCCGCGCCAGCGGTGCCGCACTTGCGCCTCTGGCAGGCATCCCTTATGCGGTGAAAAACTTGCTGGACGTGGCCGGTGAAGTAACGCTGGCAGGCGCAAGCCTCAACAGCAGCAACGCTACCGCACGCCACGATGCGTGGACGGTTTCACGCCTTGCAGCACAAGGCGCGATGCTTTCCGGCATGCTGAATATGGATGCTTACGCTTACGGCTTCACCACTGAAAACAGCCATTACGGCGCCACCCGTAATCCGCGGGATCTGGCGCGTGTCGCCGGAGGATCTTCCGGCGGTTCCGCCGCCGCCGTGGCTGCTGGTCTGGTGCATTTCACACTCGGCAGCGACACCAACGGCTCGATCCGCGTGCCCGCCTCATTGAGCGGTATTCTCGGCCTGAAGCCGACCTTCGGACGAATTTCACGTCGCGGCAGCCAGCCGTTTGTCGCCAGCCTCGATCATATCGGCCCGATGGCGCGATGCAGCGAAGATCTTTCGCAGGTCTATGACGCGATTCAGGGCACGGATCCGCAAGATCACTTCCAGGCAGATAAGCCCGTCACCGCGACGTTTTCGCAGCTCGGACGCGGCCAGCAGGGGTTGCGCACTGCGGTGCTGGGCGGATATTTTTCTACCTGGTGCGACGACCACGCCAAAGCAGCGGTGCGTCAGATTGCGCAGGCTCTGGAAGCGCAGGAAGAAGTCGTGATGCCGCAGGCCGAAATGGCGCGTTCAGCTGCGTTTATCATCAGTGCTTCTGAAGGCGGTAATCAGTATTTGCCAAAACTGCGCAGCATTCCGGAGCAGTTTGAGCCATTATCCCGCGAGCGTTTACTGGCCGGTGCGATGATCCCGGCGGCGTGGTACGTCCAGGCACAGCGTTTTCGTCAGCATTTTCAGGAACAAATCTTGCCCCTGTTTGATCACTGGGACATTCTGATCGCCCCTGCCACGCCATGCCCGGCAACACTGATTGGTCAGGACACAATCAGAATTAACGGTCAGGATCTGCCAACCCGTGCCAATATGGGCATGCTGACGCAGCCGATTTCGTTCCTCGGTTTACCGGTGGTCACGGTGCCGGTCACGACATCAACCGGTCTGCCGATTGGATTACAACTGATTGCGCCGCCGTGGCGCGAAGACCTGTGCCTGCGCGCTGCACGGGCGCTGGAATTACAGGGAATAGTGAACGTCAGCAGTTCTCCGGTGATGCCTGCGTAAAAACCTGCATCTCCGTTTTCCAGGGTGAAGTAAAAGAGTAAAGAGACGAATCATGAAAACTGAACATATCGACCGCCCGGCGATCCTTGCCGAAATGAATGCGGCGTTTTATCGCTATGAACAGGCGCTGATCACCAACGATACCGCCGTCCTCGACGAACTGTTCTGGCACGATCCGCGTACCGTGCGCTACGGTGCGGGCGAAAATCTTTACGGCATCGAAGCCATCCGCGCGTTCCGCTCAGCGCGTTCCTCACAAGGTTTAAACCGGGATCTGGTCAACACCACCATCACCACATTTGGCGATGACATGGCAGTGGCCAGCACGGAGTTTCGCCGTGAAGGCACCGACAAAATCGGGCGTCAGCAGCAGACGTGGGTGAAGATGGCGAGTGGATGGAAGATTGTGGCAGCCCATGTGAGTCTGATGGTTTGACCGAACCAATGGGCGGTTCAGCTTTGGAAAGCTGAGGAAACTGTTCTTTTCCAGGAATGGACGGTGACAATTTCGGTTCCCACCGAGGGGAAATCTGAACGGTGATAATTTCGGTTTCTCAATAACAGCGATCACTTATCGCGCTGCGCCGAAACCGCCCAAAAGGGGCCAGGACGGGCCCCTCTTGGATCTCCCACGTCTTTTAACTGCATGCTATCGCTCGCTGGCTATGTTTCAGCAACCACCGTGACAGCCTGGAAATCTTGCCGCTACGCGGTTCCCTCTCTCGGTCCTGAAGCCTCAGGTCTTCAGGACGCTCCGTTCAGCAAGATTTCTGAATCGCCCGCACCATCTTAAAATTAACGGCAGACTGTTTTTCATCTTTTAGAAAAGTGGATTGGCGTGCTCAAAATTCAGCTGAACGGAGCGGCTTCAAGACCTATGGCTTGAAGACCGAGAGAAGGTAGTGCGAAGCACCTGGATTTTCGCCACGCACTGAAGCAACAGAACATGTCCGTCGTGCCCGCGACAGCGCGCAGTGAAAAAGCGCGGGAGTCCAGAGGGCGCGCGCTTACGCGTCCTCTGGGCCAGTTTGGGCGGCGAGCCCAAGGTTTTGAATTTCGGGATTAAACACCGAAATGTTTAACCCAATGGTCGGCAATATCCTGCCGCTTACAAACCCATACGCGATCATGCGATTCGACGTAATCGAGAAACCGCTGTAAAGCGCGAAATCTCCCCGGGCGACCGAGGATCCGACAATGCATCCCGATCGACATCATTTTCGGCGATGTTTCGCCCTCTTCATACAACACGTCAAACGTGTCTTTCAGATAGGTATAAAACTGCTCGCCGGTATTGAACCCTTGCGGGGAGGCAAACCGCATGTCGTTGGTTTCCAGCGTGTATGGGATCACCAGATGCTGTTTCGTTTCGCCATTTTCCAGTTTCACCGGCGTCCAGAACGGCAGGTCATCACCGTAATAATCGCTGTCATACTGGAATCCGCCAGACTCCGCGACCAGCTGGCGGGTGTTCGGGCTGTCGCGGCCTGTGTACCAGCCGGACGGCGCTTTGCCGAACAGGTCGCGCAGCACGGTGATGGCTTTTTGCATGTGCTCCGACTCTTCGGCTTTGCTCATGTTCTGATAGTGGATCCAGCGCCAGCCGTGGCTGACAACGTCGTAATCCGCCGCTTTAATCGCGCTGACAATTTCCGGATTGCGTGCCAGCGCCATCGCTACACCGAAAACGGTCAGCGGTAAGCCACGTTTCTGAAACTCATTGTGGATGCGCCAGAAACCCGCACGGGATCCGTATTCGTACAGCGAATCCATCGACATATGGCGGTCGGGAAAACTGGCTGCGCCGATGATGTCAGACAGGAATTGCTCGGAACCGGCATCGCCATGTAAAACGTTATTTTCTGCGCCCTCTTCGTAATTGAGAACAAACTGCACCGCAATGCGGGCGTTGCCCGGCCAGTTAGCATGTGGCGGACGGCCGGCGTAACCGATCAGGTCACGCGGATAAGCATCAGTCAAACCGTACTCAAAATCAGACATAGTGTTCTCTCATATTCAGTCCGGCAAAACGACCAGACAAAGGTTTTTCCAGCGGATAATCCAGATCACCGTGTTTACTGGTCGTCAGGCGTAAAGACGCCAGTGACTCGACCATTTTGACCGCCGCGCTGACGCCATCGATCACCGGTATATTCAGCTCGAGCGTCAGTTCCTGCGCCAGATCGGCCATTCCGCCGCAACCGAGCACAATCGCCCCGCTGCCGTCGGATTTTTTCGCCGCGATACATTGCTCGCGCACCTTCTGCTGCGCCAGACCGCTGCCGTCTTCCAGTGATAACACCGGTAAATCGATGGCGTGTAAGGCGGCACAATGGCGTTCGAATCCGTACTGATGCAGCAAATGCCGGGCAATGGTCAGCGTACGCGGCAAGGTCGTGACGACAGAGAATCGCGTCGCCACCATTGTCGCCAGATGCATCGCCGCTTCGGCAATGCCGACAACCGGCGCACGCGCCAGTTCGCGGGCAGCCAGTAAACCGGGGTCACCGAAGCAGGCAATAATGTGCCCGCCGACACCCGCATCCCGCCCGGCTTTTATCTGCTGCAATACGCCGAGCGTGGCAATCGCTTCATCGAAATGCCCTTCAATAGACGGCGCGCCTTCTTCCGGGCAAACGGCCAAAATTTGTGTCTCCGGCGCCGCCACCGAGCGGGCGGTTTGCGCCATCACGTCGGTCATCGCCAGACTGGTATTGGGATTGATCAGTTGTATACAAAGTGGATTGGCCATCAGTCCGAGTCCTTTTCTGTGACCGGCATCCGGGCCGCAAAAATCTGCGCGAAATCAGGCGTCGGCCCTTTGTTTTGCTCAAAGCGCAGGCTGGCGACGATGCTGTCAAAATGCTGCGCCATGCTGCCGGACAACGCCACGGTGTCGCGTTTTTTCAGCAGTTCCAGCAGATCGTCATGATCATGACAACGGCATCCTTGCTGCCACGGCGCGCCCCAGGCAGCGATCGCCAGTGAAGATCGCAATGTGAGCTGAGAGACGGATTCGGTCAGGACTTTATTGCCGGAAATGGCCTGAAGCTGAACGTGAAAAGCGGCTGACAGACGGATTGCCGCCGCGCCGTCGCGCTCGTCATGGGCACGCTTTTCTTCCTGCACCAGCTTCTTCAGTGCGACCAGATGGGTCGACTGACAACGGGCAATCACCTGCGGCAGGTTGGCGCATTCAAGAATTTTACGGGTAGCGAAAACATCGCGCGCTTCTGCGGCATCCGGCGCGGTTACATGCGCACCACGTTTGGGCAATATCGTCACCAGTTGCACTGCGGCAAGGCGCTGTAACTCCCGACGGATACCCGTGCGGCTGACCGAGAACACTTCCGCCAGTGCTTCTTCGGGTAATTTACTGCCGGGTAAAAGCTGGTGCTCAACAATAGACCTCACCAGCGCGTTGTAAATGTGGTCGTCCTTATCCTCGGTAAAATAGGCCGTATTCAGCCCGCTCCAACTGGTCATTGCTGTTACTCCGTATACCGTTCTGTGTATTTATCGTATACCTGAAATAGATTTTTTGTATACAAGAAGTGAAGTTTGGCCTGATTCATGCAGTGTTCCCGTGACTGCTTTTTAACTTTGGGCAGCCGGTCACCGGCTTCCGACTTTCACATGTTGTTTATGACAGGAGCACGATTTATGCCAAATCAGGAAATCACCTCCGCAACGGCGTCTTCCGAACAGGGTGCCGGGATCATCAAGCCTTATTACAGCCCGCGGCTGTGCAATGATGATTTAGCACCGACCCGTGACCAGAACTGGAGCTGGTACAACATATTTTCTTTCTGGATGTCCGACGTACACAGCATGGGCGGTTATGTGGTCGCCGCCAGTTTCTTCACCCTCGGCCTGACCAGCTGGCAGGTGCTGCTGTGTTTGCTGTGCGGGATTTGTATCGTGCAGATTTGTGCCAACCTGGTGGCGAAGCCAAGCCAGCAGGCGGGTGTGCCCTACGCGGTGATTTGCCGTCAGGCATTTGGTGTATTCGGGGCGAATATTCCGGCGGTGATCCGCGGGCTGATCGCTTTCGCGTGGTACGGCATTCAGACCTATCTGGCGGCCAGCGCGTTAATGCTGGTGCTGCTAAAATTCTTCCCTTCCCTGACGCCGCTGACCGTGCCGCACTGGCTGGGCCTTTCTGCCCTCGGCTGGATTTGTTTCGGCATTATGTGGGTATTGCAGGCGATGGTGTTCTGGCACGGAATGAGCGCGATTAAGCGCTTTATCGATGTGGCGGGTCCGGCGGTGTATGTCGTTATGCTGATGCTGGCGGGCTGGATTTTGTATAAAACCGGGCTGAGTAATATCTCCTTTACGTTATCCACCAAAACCCTGACGGTCGGTCAGCAAGGCTGGGAAATGCTGACCGCCACGGCGCTGGTGGTATCTTATTTCTCCGGTCCGCTGCTGAACTTTGGTGACTTCTCCCGCTACGGTAAAAGCATGAGCGAAATCCGTCGCGGTAACCGCTGGGGTCTGCCGTTTAACTTCCTGCTGTTCTCGATTGTGACCGTAGTTATCGTCTCAGGGACACAATCGTTGTTCGGGCAGATGATCACCGATCCTATCGAAACCGTCAGCCGTGTGGGTAACAGCGTTGCCGTGGCGCTTGGTCTGCTGACCATGATCATCGCCACCATCGGTATCAATATCGTGGCGAACTTCGTGTCACCGGCGTTCGACTTCTCTAACTGTTCACCGCAGAAAATCAGTTTCCGTACCGGCGGGATGATCGCCGCGGTCGGTTCTGTGCTGCTGACGCCGTGGAACCTGTTCCAGTCACCGGAAATTATCCACTACACGCTGGACGTGCTGGGGTCATTTATCGGGCCATTGTTCGGGATTTTGCTGGCGGATTATTATCTGATCAAACGCGGTCATATGGACGTCGATGCGCTGTTTAACGCCACGCCTTCCGGCCGTTACTGGTATCGCAACGGGTTTAACCCGAAAGCGATTGCAGCCCTGGTACCCGCAGTGGTGATTGGTCTGGTGATAAGCTTTACGCCCGACCTGCATCAGGTGGCGAACTTCAGCTGGTTTATCGGTGCATTCCTGGCAGGCGGTTTCTATCGTTACATCGCCCGCCATGATCGTGCGACCAGCGGCGCAATGGGCTATATGAAAATCGAAGCGGAATAACAGACTGATACAAGGAAGGAAACAGCCAGGATGGCTGAAACGACGAAGCCCTGAGTGATTTCTCACTCAGGGCTTCTGAATAGTGGCGGAACGGACGGGGCTCGAACCCGCGACCCCCTGCGTGACAGGCAGGTATTCTAACCAACTGAACTACCGCTCCGCGTTTTGTTCTGGTTAAGAACGGAGCGGATATTAAGGAATGCCCGCCCTTACGTCAATGCTTTTCCTGATATTTTCAATCAACCGCACAGTTTTTCCGCAGGCTGGATATTTTCAATCCAAAAGTCAGGAAAAGTGGCTTACGAACGCCACAAACAACTGCCGCCCTTTTTCACCACCAGATCCAATCTTTCTTCGTGCCACGCCAGTTCCTGCTCATTTGCCGCGATCACTTTTAACCCCGAAGCAGGACGCGCCACGCGCTGGATCCCGAGCCCGTCTGCACCGGTATTTTGCTCGCCTTCGTGGGTAAATTTAATGCTGGTCTGGCCGCCGGTCATCATCAGATAAACTTCGGCAAGAATTTCGGAGTCAAGCAAGGCGCCGTGCAGCGTACGTTTGCTGTTGTCGATCAGGTAACGATCGCTGAGGGCATCGAGGTTATTACGCTTGCCGGGAAACAGCTTACGCGCCATCGCCAGGCTGTCGGTTATTTTACAGAACGTCTCGGTTTTCGGCAGATTACGGCCAAGCATGTCGAACTCGTAATCCATAAAGCCGATGTCGAACGTTGCGTTATGAATGACTAGTTCGCTGCCGCGAATGTACTCAACAAAGTCGTCAGCAACGTCGGCGAAGGTCGGCTTATCGGCGAGGAATTCGTCACTGATACCGTGAACGCCGAAGGCTTCCGGATCCACCAGACGATCGGGTTTGAGATAAACATGGAAATTGCGCCCCGTCAGACGACGGTTAACCACTTCAACAGCACCGATTTCGATAATCCGGTGCCCTTCGTAATGGACGCCGAGTTTATTCATACCGGTGGTTTCGGTATCGAGAACGACGATCCTGTTAGATGTGTTTTGTAAATCCATGGGTCATTTTCCAACGCTGACAGTCAATGGCAGAAACAGTCTGCCCGGCACGCACAGAGACACGGCCGGGCACTTTATCTTACGCGGGGATTTGCTGCGTAATGCAGTGGATGTTACCACCACCCAGAAGAATTTCACGGGCCGGAATACCGGTGATTTTATAATCCGGATACATTTGCGCAAACATTGCTTCAGCCAGCTTATCGGTTCTCGCATCGAGCAGCGGGAAAATGATGTGGTTATTGCTGATCAGGTAATTGACGTAAGACGCTGCCAGACGGTTGCCTTCCACACGTTCAATCGCCGTACCCGGCAATACCCCAATCGTCTCTTCTGCGGTGGCGTGCATCACAGGAGGCGAAGGCATTTTCCAGATTTTCAGGCTGCGCCCTTTGGCATCTTTCGTTGCTTCCAGCACTTTTAACGCTGCGGCAGAACGCGCGTACTGCGGGTCCTGCTCGTCGTCAGTCCAGTGCAAAGCGACTTCACCCGGACGCACGAAGCAGCACATATTGTCGATGTGTCCGTCGGTTTCGTCGTTAAATACGCCCTCTTCCAGCCAGATGAATTGCTTCACGCCGAGGTATTTCTGCAACTGCGCTTCAATGTCAGCTTTGGAAAGATCAGGGTTACGGTTCGGATTGAGCAGGCATTCTGCGGTGGTCAGCAAGGTGCCTTCGCCGTCCACATGAATGGAGCCCCCTTCCAGCACCAGATCCGTCGACACATAAGGAATGTGCTGATAGTTCGCTACCTGACGGGCAACCAGCTGGTCACGCTCCCAGCTCGAATACAGACCGCCGTTGAAGCCGCCCCAGGCGTTGAATGTCCAGTCGATAGCCAGACGCTCGCCTTGCGGATTGACCACAATGGTCGGGCCGGTATCACGCATCCAGGCGTCGTCGCTTTCCATTTCCACCAGCGTAATCTGCGCTGGCATCACTTCGCGTGCGTTGGCCATTTCCGCTGCCGGAACCGCCATAAATACCGGCGTTTTAGTCGCAATCGCTGCCGCCACATTGGCGAAAGCCAGCTGTGCCGGACGCCCGTTCGAGCGCCAGTTATCGGTGCGGTAAGGCCAGATCATCCAGACAGCCTGCTGCGATGCCCATTCAGCGGGCATCGCAAAACCTTCAGCCTGAGGATTGATATCAATAGAAGACATCAGTTATTTCCTTGTTGAACCGTCGGATGTCGCGATTGCGCCATACATTTCAGGACGGCGGTCGCGGAACAGCCCCCACGATGCGCGCTGTGCAGCAATAGCATCGAGATCAAAGGTATGAACCAGCACGGCTTCTTCCGTTTTGTTGGCCTGTTCAACCAGCGCACCGGTTTGATCAGCAATGAAGGAAGAACCGTAGAAGGTCATTTCATAATCAGGAATGAATTTGCTTTTTTCCGTGCCGATACGGTTAGAGGCGATCACCGGCACCAGGTTAGCCGCAGCGTGACCCTGCTGAACGCGGGTCCAGTGTGGCTGGCTGTCGATTTCCGGATACGCCGGTTCTGAACCGATCGCCGTCGGATAGAAGATGATTTCTGCGCCCTGCAATGCCAGGCAACGTGCGGTTTCCGGGAACCATTGATCCCAGCAAATGCCCACGCCGATTTTCGCATAACGGGTATTCCACACTTTGAAGCCAGTGTCGCCCGGAATGAAGAATTGTTTTTCCTGATAGGCCGGGCCGTTCGGAATGTGAGTTTTGCGGTAAACGTCCAGCACACTGCCGTCAGCATCAATCATGACCAGCGAGTTGTAATAGGCGTTATTGCACTTTTCAAAGAAGCTCAGAGGCAGTACCACTTCCAGTTCTTTCGCCAGCGCAGAGAAATGGCGGATCAGCGGGCTGTTGTCCAGCTCCTGTGCCAGGCTGTAATGCTCAGGGCTCTGATCAATACAGAAGTAAGGCGCAGCAAAAAGTTCCTGAATAAGAATAACTTGTGCGCCTTTAGAATGAGCCTGGCGAACCAGTTTCTCAGCGTTAACAATATTCTTTTCCAGATCCCAGCTGCAGCTCATTTGTGTTGCAGAAACCGTAACATTTCTCATTAGACATCCTTAAAGCATTGGAAAATTGGCAGTGAAAAAACCATGAAAGTCGGAACTCACTCAGAGTTTTGAACTGGCACTCTGCAGTTTCCTATTATATTGCAAAAGACAGCGCTCTCCAGCCAAAAGAGTCATTACTGATGGCCAAACCTGTTACAAAGCCTCCTCAGCGCCCGCTTTCAGACAGTTACACCCCAAGATATTGCTGTGCCCGGCACGGCGGTTTATGTCAGACTTGGTTTTTACTTTTGATG
The Rahnella variigena genome window above contains:
- the dnaQ gene encoding DNA polymerase III subunit epsilon — protein: MDLQNTSNRIVVLDTETTGMNKLGVHYEGHRIIEIGAVEVVNRRLTGRNFHVYLKPDRLVDPEAFGVHGISDEFLADKPTFADVADDFVEYIRGSELVIHNATFDIGFMDYEFDMLGRNLPKTETFCKITDSLAMARKLFPGKRNNLDALSDRYLIDNSKRTLHGALLDSEILAEVYLMMTGGQTSIKFTHEGEQNTGADGLGIQRVARPASGLKVIAANEQELAWHEERLDLVVKKGGSCLWRS
- the aguA gene encoding agmatine deiminase, which encodes MSSIDINPQAEGFAMPAEWASQQAVWMIWPYRTDNWRSNGRPAQLAFANVAAAIATKTPVFMAVPAAEMANAREVMPAQITLVEMESDDAWMRDTGPTIVVNPQGERLAIDWTFNAWGGFNGGLYSSWERDQLVARQVANYQHIPYVSTDLVLEGGSIHVDGEGTLLTTAECLLNPNRNPDLSKADIEAQLQKYLGVKQFIWLEEGVFNDETDGHIDNMCCFVRPGEVALHWTDDEQDPQYARSAAALKVLEATKDAKGRSLKIWKMPSPPVMHATAEETIGVLPGTAIERVEGNRLAASYVNYLISNNHIIFPLLDARTDKLAEAMFAQMYPDYKITGIPAREILLGGGNIHCITQQIPA
- the aguB gene encoding N-carbamoylputrescine amidase, with the translated sequence MRNVTVSATQMSCSWDLEKNIVNAEKLVRQAHSKGAQVILIQELFAAPYFCIDQSPEHYSLAQELDNSPLIRHFSALAKELEVVLPLSFFEKCNNAYYNSLVMIDADGSVLDVYRKTHIPNGPAYQEKQFFIPGDTGFKVWNTRYAKIGVGICWDQWFPETARCLALQGAEIIFYPTAIGSEPAYPEIDSQPHWTRVQQGHAAANLVPVIASNRIGTEKSKFIPDYEMTFYGSSFIADQTGALVEQANKTEEAVLVHTFDLDAIAAQRASWGLFRDRRPEMYGAIATSDGSTRK